From a region of the Vanrija pseudolonga chromosome 2, complete sequence genome:
- the priB_20 gene encoding Protein priB — translation MVESKCHRDDGGNETCNRCAALGIECEVVPRRFGRRLGSKNRSNAAISPTSSRDLSTTSPANSEGAESTVARVGGSTAASASASFNMLSVLARVANEQQPPSVPHLEPPITRHANLDRSTFLDEFRSVARTLDPDPFRGLGVLEDGLEHLFKPIESYPSQPCDEVVYGSIDSPRLDNVPEYDAISIGLVTEADAKDLLEVYWTRIHVVIGVLDFDIHSLAYMRSQSATLTTVVMLVSAQCLPVSDHANSLVTRLEAHLEHLLAQVDKLCLQSIEISQALSMFVGWLSGRKLNRAWPLAARAIAIAIELRLDVSPPPAWALAPSSLHNAGPDRLARNVERTWLHLKEWDRASAYIRGRNSLIREDAWCEPTCLVEWCSSPLVGGTDAMLAACLDLMGVLSRIQMATTSSAFSSPTFNFEGYLTAVDDELDVWRTRWFPIMSEANRQRALYDMWAFRFILLMASFENGLAHGWTSTNLLASRDACHFCALELMKIALPVIAGTDPVLNITSLYSYRLYRLGYTAICTLRIIKMAPQSGNEDVFLMGVIAALADKLLHVKLHANVASITKVMGGRLLSVVKRLAATRLGGNSGTCADDASFGPADVMGDMGVESSADPLASLPAFGSDIFSFLNPTEFGLWDNLAYAAEPTSNPIVWTSTS, via the exons ATGGTCGAG TCGAAATGCCAccgagacgacggcggcaacgagaCCTGTAACCGCTGCGCCGCCCTTGGTATCGAGTGCGAGGTCGTGCCCCGGAGA TTTGGACGGAGGCTAGGATCCAAGAA CCGCTCCAACGCGGCAATCTCCCCCACATCTTCAAGGG ACCTGTCAACGACGTCTCCTGCCAATTCTGAGGGTGCCGAGTCGACCGTGGCCCGGGTtggcggctcgacggcggcatcggcatcTGCGTCGTTCAACATGCTGAGCGtgctcgcccgcgtcgccaacgagcagcagccgccctCGGTCCCCCACCTCGAGCCGCCCATCACGCGGCATGCCAACCTCGACCGCTCCACATTCCTCGACGAGTTCAGGAGTGTCGCTCGTACCCTCGATCCGGACCCATTTCGCGGCctgggcgtgctcgaggacggaCTCGAGCACCTCTTCAAGCCAATCGAGTCATACCCATCTCAGCCTtgcgacgaggtggtgtaTGGAAGCATCGACTCCCCGAGACTCGACAATGTGCCAGAGTATGATGCCATTTCAATTGGGCTCGTGACTGAagccgacgccaaggacctgctcgaggtcTACTGGACACGGATCCACGTCGTCATCGGTGTCCTGGACTTTGACATCCACAGCCTGGCCTACATGCGCTCACAGTCTGCGACACTGACGACGGTCGTGATGCTAGTGTCTGCCCAGTGCCTCCCAGTGTCTGACCATGCCAACTCGCTCGTTACGAGGCTCGAAGCgcacctcgagcacctcctcgcgcaAGTCGACAAATTGTGCCTTCAGTCCATCGAGATATCCCAAGCGCTATCGATGTTCGTGGGGTGGCTAAGCGGGCGCAAGCTCAACCGCGCATGGCCGCTTGCTGCACGAGCTATCGCCATTGCCATAGAGCTGCGGCTCGACGTCTCCCCGCCTCCCGCATGGGCGCTGGCACCCTCCTCACTCCACAATGCTGGCCCTGATCGCCTGGCACGCAATGTCGAGCGGACCTGGCTGCACCTCAAGGAGTGGGACCGCGCATCCGCCTACATCCGTGGCCGCAATTCCCTCATCCGAGAAGACGCGTGGTGCGAGCCGACGTGCCTCGTCGAGTGGTGCTCCAGCCCCCTCGTTGGAGGAACGGACGCGATGCTGGCCGCCTGCCTTGACCTCATGGGGGTCCTCAGCCGGATCCAGATGGCAACCACCTCTAGCGCGTTCTCGAGCCCCACCTTCAACTTTGAAGGCTATCTCACAGCTGTGGACGATGAGCTTGATGTTTGGCGGACAAGGTGGTTTCCTATCATGAGCGAGGCGAATCGACAACGGGCGTTGTATGACATGTGGGCGTTCCGGTTCATCCTCCTTATGGCGTCGTTCGAGAATGGCCTCGCGCATGGGTGGACCTCGACCAACCTGCTTGCGAGCCGGGACGCGTGCCACTTCTGCGCTCTCGAGCTGATGAAGATCGCTCTGCCAGTCATTGCAGGCACTGATCCGGTCCTGAACATCACAAGCCTTTACAGTTACAG GCTGTATCGCTTGGGTTACACTGCCATCTGCACCCTGCGCATTATCAAGATGGCACCTCAGTCCGGAAATGAGGATGTGTTCCTCATGGGGGTCATCGCGGCGCTTGCCGACAAGCTTCTGCACGTCAAGCTGCACGCCAACGTGGCGAGCATCACAAAGGTGATGGGGGGTCGTCTGCTCAGCGTTGTCAAGCGGCTCGCAGCCACCCGACTTGGAGGAAATAGTGGCACCTGTGCGGACGACGCGTCGTTTGGACCCGCAGATGTCATGGGTGACATGGGAGTCGAGAGCTCGGCCGACCCTCTCGCATCCCTCCCGGCCTTTGGCAGCGACATCTTCTCCTTCCTAAATCCCACGGAATTTGGCCTGTGGGACAACTTGGCCTACGCTGCCGAGCCAACTTCCAACCCCATAGTTTGGACTTCTACATCATAG
- the aphA_2 gene encoding Acid phosphatase has protein sequence MVAHLVALATLLPLLASAAPSVKRTVDTMYPYKGPAVPVGDPVNPTAIDNGKGFPRLYEHPAVEPAAGSEPSNNINVISSAYFPGGINIHFQTPFGIGSNPQVKWGSTPRKLSNTASGYTHTYDRTPPCSMMPVTQCSQFFHEVQIKGLQPGQTYFYQIPGGNGTTPSEVLSFTTALAAGDETEFTVAVIADMGYTNAKGTHLQMLDAISSDTTFVWHGGDISYADQWYHGVNPCNVYTNVCTNGSSSTLNTPDGKPDNPDYLVPLPEGESPNDGGPLGGDISAIYEVNWDLWQQWMNDITKKVPYMVMPGNHEAACAEGDTVAHQLQAYLIDGKPIGTTEDSDHLNYYTCPETQRNFTAFQNRFSMPGDVSGGVGNMWYSFDYGLAHFISFDGETDYYQSPSAPFISELHGNETHPLDTETGITNAGPFGFIANNTWQDNTAYEQYQWLKKDLASIDRTKTPWIIAQSHRPMWSSTSGGYQSHMRNAFQDLFLQYGVDIYISGHIHYYERLFPLTAQGAIDSPSVINNNTYKTNPGVSMTHLINGGAGNTESHATLPQSSYLPITNVLDQINYGFGKLSIINATYASWEYVHGTDGKIGDYVNWVKDPIATPPGNTTTPGNSTLPGNTTLPGNSTSGGNTTVPGNSTSPLNGTTPGNSTAPGGSGNNTSPIGGGNGGNGGNGGNGGNGGNGGNGGNGGNGSTGGNGGQGGNGGAGGNGSTGGNGSTGGNGGSGGQGGNGGNGNSGGNGGNGGQGGNGGNGSGNTGGNTGGNTGGNTGGDTGGNGGAGGNGGNGGSGNNGSGSNGSGSNGGGSNGGGSNGGGSNGGGSNGSGSSNNGGSGGNGGNGGSGNNGGNGGQGGQGGSGGNGGAGGSGGNGGSGGNGGTGSSSGGGNGGGSSSCNLNN, from the exons ATGGTGGCCCATCTCGTGGCCCTCGCCACGCTCCTTCCTCTCCTCgcttcggcggcgccgtccgTCAAGCGCACGGTGGACACCATGTACCCGTACAAGGGCCCTGCTGTCCCCGTGGGCGACCCGGTCAACCCGACCGCCATCGACAACGGCAAGGGCTTCCCCCGTCTGTACGAGCACCCTGCCGTcgagcctgctgctggctccGAGCCAAGCAACAACATCAATGTCATCTCGTCGGCCTACTTCCCCGGCGGTATCAACATCCACTTTCAGACGCCCTTTGGCATTGGCTCGAACCCGCAGGTCAAGTGGGGTTCTACCCCCAGGAAGCTGTCCAACACCGCCTCGGGTTACACCCACACGTACGACCGCACCCCGCCCTGCTCCATGATGCCAGTCACGCAGTGCTCGCAGTTCTTCCACGAGGTCCAGATCAAGGGGCTCCAGCCGGGCCAGACCTACTTCTACCAGATCCCTGGTGGCAACGGCACCACCCCCTCCGAGGTCCTCTCGTTCACCACGGCTCTGGCTGCTGGTGATGAAACCGAGTTCACTGTCGCCGTTATTGCCGACATGGGTTACACCAACGCCAAGGGCACCCACCTTCAGATGCTCGACGCCATCTCAAGTGACACGACGTTCGTGTGGCACGGAGGTGACATCT CGTACGCCGACCAGTGGTACCACGGTGTCAACCCCTGCAACGTCTACACCAACGTCTGCACCAacggcagctcgtcgactcTCAACACCCCTGATGGCAAGCCCGACAACCCAGACTACCTCGTTCCTCTCCCTGAGGGTGAGAGCCCGAACGATGGTGGTCCCCTCGGCGGTGACATCTCCGCTATTTACGAGGTCAACTGGGACCTGTGGCAGCAGTGGATGAACGACATCACCAAGAAGGTCCCTTACATGGTCATGCCTGGAAACCACGAGGCCGCGTGCGCCGAGGGTGACACTGTCGCCCACCAGCTCCAGGCCTACCTCATTGACGGCAAGCCCATCGGTACCACCGAGGACTCGGACCACCTCAACTACTACACCTGCCCCGAGACGCAGCGCAACTTTACCGCCTTCCAGAACCGTTTCTCCATGCCCGGTGACGTTTCGGGTGGCGTTGGCAACATGTGGTACTCGTTTGACTACGGTCTTGCCCATTTCATCTCGTTTGACGGCGAGACCGACTACTACCAGTCGCCTTCGGCCCCTTTCATCTCCGAGCTCCACGGCAACGAGACCCACCCTCTCGACACTGAGACCGGCATCACCAATGCTGGTCCGTTCGGTTTTATTGCCAACAACACGTGGCAGGACAACACTGCCTACGAGCAGTACCAGTGGCTCAAGAAGGACCTTGCCTCCATCGACCGCACCAAGACCCCTTGGATCATCGCCCAGTCTCACCGCCCGATGTGGTCGTCGACCAGCGGTGGATACCAGTCTCACATGCGCAACGCTTTCCAGGACCTCTTCCTCCAGTACGGCGTCGACATCTACATCTCTGGCCACATCCACTACTACGAGCGTCTCTTCCCCCTCACTGCCCAGGGTGCCATTGACTCTCCCTCGGTtatcaacaacaacacgtACAAGACCAACCCCGGTGTCTCGATGACCCACCTCatcaacggcggcgcgggtaACACCGAGTCCCACGCTACTCTTCCTCAGAGCTCCTACCTCCCCATCACCAACGTCCTCGACCAGATCAACTACGGTTTCGGCAAGCTCTCCATCATCAACGCCACGTATGCCTCGTGGGAGTATGTCCACGGCACCGACGGCAAGATTGGCGACTATGTCAACTGGGTCAAGGACCCTATTGCCACTCCTCCTGgcaacaccaccacgccaGGCAACTCGACTCTTCCCGGCAACACCACCCTTCCCGGTAACTCGACCTCGGGTGGTAACACGACTGTTCCTGGCAACTCGACCAGCCCGCTCAACGGCACCACCCCCGGCAACTCGACTGCCCCTGGTGGCAGTGGCAACAACACTAGCCCCATCGGCGGCGGTAACGGTGGAAACGGTGGCAACGGTGGCAACGGTGGCAACGGTGGCAACGGTGGCAACGGTGGCAACGGCGGTAACGGCAGCACTggtggcaacggcggccagggcggtaacggcggtgccggcggcaacggctcCACTGGCGGCAACGGCTCCActggcggcaacggcggcagcggtggccaGGGTGGaaacggcggcaacggcaactCTGGCGGCAACGGGGGTAACGGCGGCCAGGGAGGCAACGGTGGCAACGGCTCGGGCAACACTGGCGGCAACACTGGCGGCAACACCGGTGGCAACACTGGTGGCGACACTGGTGGCaacggcggtgctggtggaaacggcggcaacggcggctcgggcaacAACGGCTCTGGCTCCAACGGGTCTGGCTCCAACGGCGGTGGCTCCAACGGCGGTGGCTCCAACGGCGGTGGCTCCAACGGCGGTGGCTCCAACGGCtcgggcagcagcaacaatgGCGGGTCTGGCGGCAATGGAGGTAACGGTGGCTCTGGCAACAACGGAGGCAACGGTGGCCAGGGTGGCCAGGGTGGCTCCGGCGGCAACGGAGGTGCTGGTGGCTCCGGCGGCAATGGGGGCAGTGGGGGCAacggcggcaccggcagctCCTCCGGGGGCGgtaacggcggcggctcgagcagctgcaaCCTCAACAACTAG
- the PUT4_1 gene encoding Proline-specific permease: MTDKDPKRIETKVDVEAAAPSLKDVPIDPDRFFRDSDDSTGTVRGLKARHLQLIAIGAAVGTGLFIGSSRSLIYAGPIGAFVAYALYSAVIWDLCLGVGEMAAFLPVRGGYINWASMYLDPAVSFAIGWNQFYAATMFGCADIVAATGLLGYWWPHINPAVWISIALVIVIALNVYHVKFFGEAEFYFASLKVILILMMIFMAFIVMLGGNPKHDRIGFRYWKKPGVWAEYHSTGALGRFLGFWQVFKIAAFSIGGPDTVAMCSAEAVQPRRSVPRATKSVVLRLAVFFGLGILSMGVLVPYNDPVLLETTSTGVGADASAFVVGMKRVGIRYLPDIFNFMVLTSALSCTNGFAYIATRVLHSLASRGEAPAIFARTTKRGVPIYAFGLVVGILCLSYMQVSTNSAKVFGWFINLSSVAALINNCTLSFMAIRFRTGLKVQGYPSNFLPWSTRFTVPWCYFSFTLSLLIMLTQGWTVFVKGGWNVQEFLSAYFGIALFAVLFTGWKIKHKTKMVKLKDMDFDSRVEEFDKLDEYYRENPPTSTTWWGRLLDKLF, translated from the exons ATGACTGACAAGGACCCCAAGAGGATCGAAACTAAAGTGGATGttgaggccgccgcgccctctCTCAAGGATGTCCCCATCGACCCGGACCGTTTCTTCCGCGACTCCGACGACAGCACTGGCACCGTACGAGGTCTCAAAGCTCGTCATCTCCAACTTATCGCCATTGGCGCCGCTGTTGGCACTGGCCTATTCATCGGCTCCTCGCGCAGTCTCATCTACGCGGGTCCCATCGGCGCGTTTGTCGCGTATGCTCTCTACTCTGCCGTCATCTGGG ACCTAtgccttggcgtcggcgagatGGCGGCATTCCTGCCTGTTCGCGGAGGGTACATCAACTGGGCGAGCATGTACCTCGACCCGGCGGTGTCCTTTGCCATTGGCTGGAACCAGTTCTACGCAGCCACGAT GTTCGGCTGTGCGGACATTGTCGCGGCAACGGGACTACTTGGATACTGGTGGCCTCACATCAACCCGGCAGTGTGGATCTCCATcgccctcgtcatcgtcattGCCCTCAATG TATACCATGTCAAGTTCTttggcgaggccgagttcTACTTTGCCAGCCTCAAGGTGATCCTCATCCTCATGATGATCTTCATGGCGTTTATCGTCATGCTCGGCGGTAACCCAAAGCACGACCGGATCGGCTTCCGCTACTGGAAGAAGCCAGGCGTATGGGCAGAGTACCACTCGACTGGCGCCCTTGGTCGCTTCCTCGGATTCTGGCAAGTCTTCAAGATTGCAGCATTCTCCATCGGTGGTCCCGACACGGTGGCAATGTGCTCCGCCGAAGCAGTCCAGCCTCGCAGGTCGGTCCCTCGTGCCACCAAGTCCGTCGTACTCCGCCTGGCTGTGTTCTTCGGTCTCGGCATCTTGTCGATGGGTGTCCTCGTCCCATACAACGACCCGGTCTTGCTCGAAACAACGTCCACCGgtgttggcgccgacgcaTCCGCTTTCGTTGTCGGCATGAAGCGCGTGGGGATTCGCTACCTTCCGGACATCTTCAACTTCATGGTCCTCACATCGGCTTTGTCGTGCACCAATGGCTTTGCGTATATCGCAACTCGTGTCCTCCACTCCCTCGCAAGCCGAGGTGAGGCCCCCGCAATCTTTGCCCGCACAACCAAGCGCGGTGTGCCCATCTACGCCTttggtctcgtcgtcggcatcctcTGCCTCAGCTATATGCAAGTCAGCACCAACTCGGCCAAGGTGTTTGGGTGGTTCATCAATCTCAGCAGTGTCGCCGCAT TGATCAACAACTGCACACTCAGTTTCATGGCCATCCGCTTCAGGACCGGCCTCAAGGTCCAAGGCTACCCTAGCAACTTCCTCCCCTGGTCAACGAGGTTCACCGTGCCCTGGTGCTACTTCTCGTTCACCCTGTCACTCCTCATCATGCTCACCCAGGGCTGGACTGTGTTTGTCAAG GGAGGCTGGAATGTCCAAGAGTTCCTCAGCGCATACTTTGGCATCGCGCTCTTCGCTGTGCTGTTCACCGGTTGGAAGATCAAGCACAAGACCAAGATggtcaagctcaaggacaTGGACTTTGACTCGCGGGTCGAGGAGTttgacaagctcgacgagtaTTACCGGGAGAacccgccgacctcgaccacctgGTGGGGCCGTCTGCTCGATAAGCTGTTCTAG